Part of the Deltaproteobacteria bacterium genome, CGTGCGGGAGATAACTGGGAAATCGAACTGGCGCCCGGCGAGGCGCTTTGCCTGAGTGCCGATCGAGACGACTTGCAGCGGTTGGAATCCAGCGAAAACCGTCATTTGAACCTGCCGAAGCTGATCGTCCGCCAAACCCTGCGCGCCAAAGTTCTCGCAATCTTCAGGGCAATCGGTTACGGCGACGACCTTCGCGGGGTGGATGTGGACGACGAAGCCTCCCGTTTGGAGAACGATCCGCTCTCTTTTTGCAAAAAACTGAACCGAAACAGCGAGGAATCCCGGGTCATCACCTGGACATGGCCGCGTGATATTCGACGGGAAGTCATGCTGCCGCCCGGCCATTTTCTCCTGATTCAGGCACCAACACCGTTTCAATGCCGGCTACTGACATCTGACGATACCGTTATCTTCACGGAAAACGGTTTCGAGTGTACCTCGGGCATCTTCTTTGCCCTGGTCTTGCCCACGGCGGCACCCCAAAAGCATACCCGTCAACGTCTTCACATCGCCCTTTTTGAAAAGCGTGGTTGCGTACACCAAGAGGCCCCGATTCTGTACCTTTCCGACGCCGAAACGGCGAGCGTCCAAACCATGTTCCGCAAGGAAAACGCCACGGAGGCCAACCGGCTCGCGCTCGGTACGAACGGTATGGGATCCATGATGCGCGCGCATGTGGTAGAGTGGGACCGTCTCGACAGCCGCTATGACGGCCTGCTGGCGGCCAACCTGGATGAACGCTACCCGGTTGACCGTTGGATGATGCTGGCCCGTTTCCGGGGATGGATCGTTTATCAGGGCTATTCACAGGCAATCGGGCCGGAAACCCTCGACAGGTCTTCCTTTACCTATGCATCCACGGTTTTCTGGCATCACAAGATCCCCACCGGAAACGGCGAGCACATCGAGCTCAGCCTCTGTTTAGAAATGATCGACGGAAAAAACATGATCCGCCTGAGCCTGTTTCGCCACCCGACCAGTGGTCGCTACGACCGTTTGAGCGATGCAAAGGCGGTTACCGTGATTCTGCGGCCGGATATCGAAGATCGGAATTTCCACGATACGACCAAAGCCTATACCGGACCGGAAACACAGTGGAAAAACAGTGTTTCACCCTCTGAAAAGGGCTTCGTTTTTCACCCTCACCCGGAACGCCGAATGCACGTCGACATGCAGAAGGGGCGCTTCATCCATCAGCCGGAATGGCAGTATATGGTGTCGCGCCCAATCGAATCGGAACGGGGGCTGGACGCCGATTCGGATCTATTCAGCCCGGGTTACTTCACCGCCGGGCTGCTGGGTGGAGAAACCCTGAGTGTGGTCGCCGCAATCACCCGGAACCCGGATGAGGCCCCAGCGACTGCCGGCGCTCCTTTGACTGCCGATCCTCCCGATTTCTACAGTCAACTTAAAAGCTCCCTTCCCCTGCCGGACGCCTTGCAAAAGGCCCTCGATCAGTACCTTGTCAAAAGGAACGGCCTGAGCACCATCATTGCGGGATATCCGTGGTTTTTAGACTGGGGCAGGGATACCCTGATCGTCGCCCGCGCCCTGGTTGCAGTTGGAAAAACGGATGCCGCCAAATCCATTGTCAAACAATTTGCCGGGCTCGAAAAAGGCGGTACCATCCCCAACATGCTGCATGGAGCGGATTCAGGCAACCGCGACACATCGGATGCACCCCTTTGGCTGTTCACTCTCTGTTCAGACCTGGCCGCAACCGAAGACGGACCCCGGCTTTTTGAGATGGATTGTGCCGGAAGACCGTTGCAATTGGTACTGAGCTCCATGGCGCGAGCCATGATGTCCGGAACGCTCAACAACATTAAAATGGATTCCGAGTCGGGCCTGATCTTCAGCCCTGCGCACTTCACCTGGATGGATACCAACCACCCGGCATGTACCCCCCGGCAGGGGTATCCCATCGAAATACAGGCGCTTTGGCATGCCGCCCTGGCACTGCTGGCACGGATCGACCGCACGGACGAACGCTCGAAATGGCGGGATTTGTCCGCGCGGGTAAGCCATTCCATACAGGAACGTTTTTATCTACCTGAAAAAGGCTATCTTTCCGATTGCCTGCATGCGGCTCCCGGCATGTCCGCCTTCGAAGCGACCCCGGATGACGCCCTGCGGCCCAACCAGCTGCTGGCCGTCACCCTGGGAGCCGTCGGGGAGATAGCCATCGCAAAAAAGATCCTGTCAGCCTGCGAAGCTCTGCTTGTCCCGGGCGCCATCCGCAGTCTCGCCGATCAACCCGTGCATCCGCCCCTCGAAATTATTGACCGGCAACAGCGGATCAACACCCTTGAAACACCTTATCAGGGCCGTTACCAGGGGGATGAAAACACCAGTAGAAAGCCGGCCTACCACAACGGTACGGCATGGACCTGGTTGTTTCCCTCCTACTGCGAAGCCTGGTACCGAATTTACGGTGAAGCCTCGAAGGCAACCGCATTGGCCTGGTTGTCCAGCAGCACCCGCCTGATCAACAGCGGCTGTGTGGGACATGTTCCGGAAATCCTGGATGGCGACGCTCCTCACAGGCAGCGTGGATGCGATGCCCAGGCCTGGGGGGTCAGCGAGCTCTTGCGGGTGTGGACCCTGATCGAGAAAGGTTGAACCCCGACAGCAAGCGCATCATCGGTGCTGTCTACCCCAAAATGATTTAATTGCCAGCCGGTGCCACGCCTTAATATTGTAGACAGGTTCACGCATCGTCATGGGCCTCGATCCTTCGCCCCATCCCTATTTCTAATTTGCATTCTTAATAAAACCGTTCTATGGTTTCCTCTGTTGTGTTGCTTGATCGATGACACCATGTGAGAAAACGGCTGGTCTGCTGACCGGTCCGTCACCAATCCATTTGGAAACAGCGAAAATTCCGCGGTTGTCGTATAATCAGGGTGAACACTTGAATCCACATGAAAAAGGAATGAAATAAATAATGAACGGATTGCAAACCTATCAGGTGTTTCCGGCGATCCCGGAACCGCTCACGTTTTTGGAAACACTGGCCAGGAACTTATGGTGGTGCTGGCATATCGACGCCATAGAGCTTTTTCGCCGCATCAACCCCTCGCTTTGGAGGCAATCGGGCCGCAACCCCATTCTTTTTTCGACCCTGGTGCCACAAACGCGGCTGGATGAGCTGGCCAAGGATGAGGGATATCTGGCGCACCTGGAACGCGTTAAAAGAAAATTTGACGCCGAGGTGCCCGCTGAAAACAACATCCAGGATATTGACAGAGAGATCGCCTATTTTTCCATGGAGTACGGCCTGCACGAAAGCCTGCCGCTTTTTGCTGGCGGCCTTGGCGTTCTGGCCGGCGACCACCTCAAAGCTGCCGCCGACAAGCAGATGCCGCTCGTGGGGGTGGGATTGCTCTACCGCCAGGGGTATTTTCATCAGTACCTCAATAAAGAGGGGTGGCAACAGGAGGAATATCCCGACACCGATATTTTCAATTTGCCGGTTTCCCGGGCCAGGAATAGTGCCGGCGATGTGATCCAGATATCCGTGATCGGCCCCGATGGGGAAATCCGTGCGATCGTCTGGAAAATATACGTGGGCTGCATTCCACTGTTACTGCTGGATACGAACATTCCCGAAAACCCGGTCGAAGTGCGCAACATTACCGACCGGCTCTACGACGGTGATCCCAATAAACGGCTGGCTCAGGAGGTTCTGCTGGGGATCGGCGGCCTGCGGGCCCTCGAGGCCGTCGGCATCACCCCAAAGGTGGTCCACATGAACGAAGGACACTCGGCCTTCTGCGGGTTGGAACGACTTTGCCAGGTGAGAGCTTCCTACAACATCAGCTTGAAGGAAGCGCTGGAAATCGTGCCGCGAACCACCGTTTTCACCACCCATACGCCGGTGGCGGCCGGCCATGACGAGTTTCCAAAAAACCTGGTCGAACCCTATGTAAGGCCCCTCCAGGAATGCCTCGGCGCCACGTCGGATGAGATCATTGCATGGGGCCAGGCCAATGGGGTCGGCGCCGACGCTCCTCTCTCCATGTTCGTACTGGGCCTGCGCCTGTCGCAGTATCACAACGGGGTCAGTGAACTGCACGGGAAGGTTGCCCGCAAAATGTGGTCGCATGTCTGGCCGGGATGGCCGGTGGATGAAGTTCCGATCCACCATGTCACCAACGGCGTGCACTCCCCTTCCTGGGTTTCCGTCGAAAATGCCCAGCTGTTCGATCGTTACCTGGGGCCGGAATGGTATCTCCACCTGAACAACCCTGACGTTTTCTACGGCATCGACCAGATCTACGACGAAGAATTGTGGCAGGCACGGCGCATGAGCCGTACCCGGTTGATTCGCTCCTGTCGAGAACTGCTGGTGAAGCAGTATGCCCGTCGCAACGCCCCCTTGGAAATGATGGAAGCCGCCGAGAACACACTGGATCCGGATGTGTTGACCATCGGTTTTGCCCGCCGATTCGCAACCTATAAACGCGCGACCCTCTTATTGAGGGATGTTGAGCGGCTCGAGGCCATGATCATGTCGGAAAGTCGCCCGGTGCAATTTATTTTTGCCGGCAAGGCGCATCCCAAGGACGACGAGGGCAAAGCCGTCATTAAAAAGCTGGTCGGTTTCTGCCGCAAAGCAGAAATAAGGCAACGGATCGTTTTTTTGGAGGATTATAACATCAACATCGCCAGGGATCTGGTCCAGGGCGTGGATGTCTGGCTCAATACGCCTCGCCGCCCGCTCGAAGCCAGCGGTACATCGGGTATGAAAGCCGCCGTGAACGGCGTTCTCAATGTCAGTGTCCTGGATGGTTGGTGGTGCGAGGGCTACAGCCCCGACACGGGCTGGGCCATCGGCCAGGGCGAAGAGTATCTGGATCATGAATACCAGGACCTGGTTGACAGCCAGGCCCTTTACAACATACTGGAAAATGGCGCTATCCCGGCGTTCTACGAAAGAAATAACGGGGACGCCCCTAATGGTTGGATCAAGATGATGAAGAGCTCTATGAAAATGGCCCTGGTTCAGTTCTGCACCCATAGAATGGTGGCCGAATACCGGGACCTCTTCTATACGCCGGCCCTCGAGATGCACGCCAAAATTACCGCTGATGGCGCCATAGAAGCCAGGAACCGGTTGGTACAAAGAGAACGTATCACCTCCCACTGGGACCGTGTGCAGGTTAAGCCGGTCGTAAAAAACCAGGAGGGGCCCTTCAGGGTCGGACAGACCATGCACATGACAACTGAGGTTAACTTAGGTGATCTACAACCTGGTGAGGTCGATGTAGAATTCTTTTACGGCAAAATGAAACCGGACGGTTCACTCTCTTCCGGACAAACGCAGCCCATGGTTGTTAGTGAAGAACTGGGAAACGGACGCTACCTGTACAGTGCAGAATTGACCTGTGATATTTCCGGTCGCTTCGGCTACACTGCCCGGGTGACCCCTGGAAACGACGACCTCCTGAAATTTACGCCCGGGCTGATCACCTGGGCCTAAACCCGTTGGCCGCGGGGGGTCCCAACTGAACGCCCTGCAGCCGGGAACCGTGATGTATTCGAGCAAGCTTGTAGGGAATGCGTGCGCTATAGCGGCTAAGGCACCGGATTCCAACCCTGGTCGACCGCCTGCGATCGAGGAGCCCGTAATCATTTATGGCTGAATCACCCAAAAATCCCCGCGTTCTCATCATCACTCCGGAAGTCACCTACCTTCCGGACCGTATGGGAAATCTGTCCAGATACCTCACGGCAAAGGCTGGCGGGCTGGCGGATGTTTCCGCAGCCCTGATCAGTGCGCTCTTCAACAGGGGGGTGGATGTGCATGTCGCGCTGCCTGATTATCGGGCCATTTTCAAAGAACACCTGGCCCCGTTTCTGGAAAAGGAACAGAATAAAATCAGAAACATCATGCCCGATGACCGGGTGCACCTGGCTTCCGACCGGGCCTTTTTCTACTTGAACCGCGTCTACTCCAGTTATGGTGGTGAAAACACGAAAATGGCCCTGGCCTTCCAGCGGGAAATCATCAACAATATCATTCCTCGTGTGGACCCGGATCTGATCCACTGCAACGACTGGATGACCGGGCTCATACCGGCCATGTCGAGAAAAGCCGGCATCCCTTGCCTCTTCACCATCCACAACGTCCACACGGTGAAAAGCCACCTGTCCCATATCGAAGACAGAGGCATCGATGCCGCCTATTTCTGGGAACACCTCTACTACGAGAACATGGCGGTCGAATACGAAAGCACCCGCGAATCGAACCCGGTGGATTTCCTGGTAAGCGGTGTGTTTGCAGCCCATTTCGTAAATACGGTCAGCCCCAGGTTTCTCGAAGAGATCGTCGAGGGCCGGCACGGGTTCGTTGAAAAACCATTGCAGCAGGAACTGACCAACAAGTGGCATGCCGGATGTGCAAGCGGTATTTTAAACGCTCCCGACCCTGCCTACAATCCGGTAACGGACCACCACCTCGAGCAAACCTATACGCCGGAAACCCATGCTGAAGCAAAAAGGACCAACAAGCGTGCCCTTCAAAAAATGCTGGGTCTGCTTCAGGATGAGACGGCGCCCCTTTTTCTGTGGCCCTCGCGGCTCGACCCGGTCCAGAAGGGATGCCAGCTACTGTCCGAAATTTTTTATGCCGTTTTGTCGCGCTATTATGACCAGAACCTGCAGATCGTTTTCATCGCCGATGGTGAGTATCAGAAACACTTCAGAGATATCGTCAACTTCCATCATTTTCACGATCGCGTGGCGGTCTGCGATTTTAACCAGGACCTTGAACACCAGGGATACGGCGCCTCCGATTTTATGCTGATGCCGTCCAGTTTCGAACCCTGCGGACTGCCTCAGATGATTGCCCCGATTTACGGATCACTACCCGTGGCTCACGACACCGGCGGAATCCACGATACGATCACGCATCTGAATCCCGACCGTGATACCGGCAACGGGTTTCTGTTCAAAAGTTATGACACCGGGGGACTGTACTGGGCGATCGAAGAAGCCATGCGCTTCCACAACCTGGAACCATCCATTAAAACCGCTCAGATCAAACGCATTATGACTCAGAGCCGGGAAACCTTCACCCACTCGGTTACGGCCGCCCATTACTCGGATCTTTATGAAAAAATGCTCCAGCGTCCATTGATTTAAGGCTTTAATGAATTCTATCGACGTATCACCGGACCGATTGCTCGAGATCGACCCCTATCTGAAACCTTATCACGAGGCTCTTACCCGGCGCCTTATCAACCATCGGACCGTCGAAGCGCAATTGTTGGCCCCGGGAACCGACCTGACAGCGTTCGCCCTCGGCCACGAATATTTCGGTCTCCATCGTGAAAAGGACACCTGGGTCTTCAGGGAGTGGGCGCCCAATGCAACGGCGGTCTACATCATCGGCGAAATGACCGCTTGGAGGGAATTGCCGGCATTTGCCCTGGAACGCATCGGTGCCAACGGCGTGTGGGAGATTCGACTGCCCCCCGGCGCGTTTTGGCACAAAGCCCTTTATCGTCTGAAAATTTACTGGAAAGGAGGAGGCGGCGATCGTATTCCCGCCTATGCACGACGGGTCTTGCAGGATCCCGATAGCCTTATTTTCAATGCCCAGGTATGGCACCCGGCCGCGCCTTATGTGTGGCAATCCGCCGTTCAAACGGTTCCCAGAAGATCAATTTATGTTTACGAGGCCCACGTCGGCATGGCCCAGGAAGCACTGAAAATCGGCACGTATCTGGAATTTAAAGATCAAATCCTCCCAAGAATCGTCGATGCCGGCTACGATACACTGCAGCTCATGGCCCTGCAGGAACATCCCTACTACGGCTCGTTTGGATATCACGTTTCCAACTTCTTTGCGGCATCTTCCCGTTTCGGCACGCCGGAAAACCTGAAAGCGCTCATCGATGCAGCCCATGCAGCGGGGCTTGCCGTTATTATGGACCTGGTTCACTCCCACGCGGTTTCCAACCAGGTGGAAGGCATCAGCTGTCAGGACGGTACCCTGTATCAGTATTTCCACGACGGTCCGCGTGGCTTTCACCATGCCTGGGATTCCCGGTGTTTCAATTATGCCAAACCCGAGGTCTTGCACTTTCTTCTTTCCAACTGTCGTTTCTGGCTGGACGAATACCGTGTTGATGGGTTTCGTTTCGACGGGGTCACCAGCATGCTCTATACCCACCATGGGTTGGAAAAAGCCTTTGTGTCCTACAATGACTACTTCAATTCGTCCGTGGATGAAGACGCCCTGACCTATCTCTGGCTGGCAAACAAGCTGATTCATGAGCTGCGCCCGGAAGCCATTACCATCGCCGAAGATATCAGCGGCATGCCCGGTCTCGCGTTTCCTATTCGGGACGGCGGCATTGGATTCGACTATCGCTTCGCCATGGGCGTTCCCGATTACTGGATTCGGCTGGTTAAAGACACCCAGGATGAGCAATGGCCCATGGGGGCTCTTTGGTATGAACTGACCAACCGAAGACCCGGTGAGAAAACCATCAGCTATGCCGAGTCCCATGATCAGGCCCTGGTGGGCGACCAGACGCTTGCCTTTCGCCTCATGGGAGCGGACATGTACGACCATATGCATCTGGACGACCGCCATATCAACATCGAACGCGGAATGGCCCTGCATAAACTGATCCGGCTGATTACATTGGCCTCGGCAGGCAGCGGTTATCTGAATTTCATGGGCAACGAGTTCGGCCACCCGGATTGGATCGATTTTCCGAGAAGGGAAAACGCATGGTCCTATCAATATGCCCGCCGCCAGTGGCATTTAGCGGACGACCCCCATCTAAAATATGCCGCACTCCAACGCTTTGACCGGAAGATGATAGCTCTCCTGAAAACGAACGATCTTCTGGAAACCCAGAAGATCGCTCTGCTTCACGAGCACTCCGAAGACAAGATTATCGCGTTCCAAAGAAAGGGGCTGCTCTTTGTATTCAATTTTCACCCGACCCGGTCGTTTAGCGATTACCGGATCAATGCGCCCGCCGGCAAATACCGGATGATTTTCGACAGCGATCGCAACGAATACGGCGGGCATGGGCGACTAACACCGGACCAGATTCATTTTACCTTGTCGGATCGAATGGGGGGCCGTGAGAATGAGGCCTTAAGCCTCTACCTGCCCAATCGTACGGCGGTGATTCTCAAACGGGTTGATGCGTGTCGAGACCACGTCGCGTAGCAGCGCCACATGGTGATATCACGCCTGGAACTTTCTCTTCCAGTCGAACTCGCGCGATGTTACCGTGTCCTCCATGCGCCTTATGCGCCGCTCCAAATTTCGAAAACGCCGTTTCAGGCGTGCGGCGGCATTGGCTCTCGAATTTACGTAGCTGTCATAAAACTCCGCCTCTGCTTCAGTTTCTATGGGCCGCACCGGTTCCGGCTTCATCACCAGCGAAGCGATGATGTATATGAATATCACCGGCCATATGCCGCTTACCAGTAGCATGGCGACCACGATCATGCGAACCCAAAACACCCTGAAATTAAAATAATCCGCCACCCCCCGGCAAACGCCGAGAACAACTCCCTTGCGGGAACGATACATCGGACGGCCATATCTGCTTTTCCATGCTTTCATTCTCTGTGATCCTCTCTACGGTTTTCCATCAGAATGGTTTCCAGGCTTTCCACGCGTTTTTCCATATCCAGCAACCCCTGGTACAACTCCTGAAACAGACGCGCTTCGTCGGCCTGGTCCTTTCGGCTGCGCCTCGACATGCCGCCGTGCCTGATGCGCATACCCATGAGAATGGTCCCGGCAATAATACCGACACTCAATACGATTCCGCCAAAAACAATGGCAACGATAAAAATTGCGGTCATGGTCGATCCATCCTGAAATTTTCTTCACATTCGCGAACAACCATTATTGCCGACTCTCATCTGATTAATCGATCCTACGTTCAATTCAGGTCGCCGTAAGATCCCCTGCTGCACGCTCTATCTGAAAAATCACGAGGGCCCGGGCTGTTTTTTTTCCTTCCTGGCCGTTTTCAACGCCGCAAGCTCTTTTTCAATATCACCGTCCACACTTAAATTGTCAAATTCTTCCTGCAGATTCATCTTTCTGCCGTAATTAACCAGATCCGCTTCGGCTTCCATGCGCTCGATCCTGTTTTCAAGGCTGTCAAAACGGTTCATGGATTCAAAATTGTCCATGCGCCGGATATCTTCCTGAGCCCGTCTTTTCCTGCGCGCCCGAATGTGCCGTTGAACGAGAAGACGCTGTTTTTCCCTGGCGTTCTGAAGTTTATCTTCGAGTTGGCGGATATCTTCCTGGTAATGAGTGACCATTTCTTCCAGTTCTTCCATCTCCTTTTTCATGGCAGCGGACATCTCGGCAAAGCGCCGCCTTTCACTTAAAGCCTCCCTGGCCAGATCGTCCCTGTCCTTGTCGACCGCCAGGCTGGCCATCTCCTGCCAATACGCCTCACGGTTGTCGGCCTCTTCCAGCCGCCGGCCGAGTTTCTTGCGATTGGCGATTACTCCGGCGCAAGAGGCTTTTATCTCCACCAGGGTGTCTTCGATTTCCCTGATCATTAATTTGATCAACTTTTCCGGATCTTCGGCCCTGTCCAGCATGGCATTGATATTCGAACTGACGATATCCCTGAATCGTGTAAAAATTCCCATTGTCCAACCCCCATCGTTTTCATCGGTCTTTTATGGAACTGAACTTACCAACAACGCTTGTCTTCTTTATTCTCCCCGGAGAAACGCATGCAGACATGAAGACGTGTTTTTTTGTTACAGCAGGTTTCATGCCAACGAGGACAAAGACAATCAACCAGTAACAATTATTGAAAAATATAGGGTTGCGCTCCCAATTGGTTTGTGGTAATTTAGACAATATTATAGTAAATAAAACCATTATCTGGTAAAAATGACCACTTCAAAATCATCCTCGTCTCCACTGGTGCCCACCGATGCCATCGGGCAATCGGAGGTATTTCTCGATTTTCAGGAAAAACTTTCAAGCGTGGCAAGGATTAACCGTCCGTTGCTGCTGTTGGGGGAACGCGGCACGGGAAAGGAACTGGCCGCCGCCAGACTGCACTACCTTTCGCTTCGTTGGCAGGAACCGTTTGTTGCCCTCAACTGTGCAGCGCTTTCCCCCACGCTCATCGAATCGGAGCTGTTCGGTCATGAAATGGGCGCTTTCACCGGTGCCATTCAACAGCGCAAAGGCCGTTTTGAGGCCGCCGACGGCGGCACCCTTTTTCTGGACGAGATCGGCATGATTCCACTGGAAACACAGGAAAAAATTCTTCGTGTCGTTGAATACGGTAAATTCGAGCGGGTGGGCGGATCTCGAGTTATCGAGGCGGATGTGCGCATCGTCGGCGCCACCAATGCAGATCTGATCGAACTTTCGCGCCGGGGAAAATTCAAGAGAGACCTCTTGGACCGTCTTTCCTTCGAGGTTCTTTTCCTGCCCCCTTTGAGGGAACGTCACGGCGATATACCTCTCATGGCCGACCACTTCGCCCGCAGGATGGCGTATGAACTGCAGTGGGAAAATACGCCATCATTCAGCCGGGAGATCATGGCTCTGCTCGAAAACCATCCATGGACGGGCAATGTGCGCGAATTGAAAAATGTCGTTGAAAGGGCGGTGTACCGTTCCCGAACACCGGTGATAACCCGTATTGATTTTGATCCTTTCGTTTCCCCCTATGCGCTCCAAAAAACCTCCCCTGGTGTCCAAAAAACCGACGCCGCGCCTTCTGCGAAAACGGAGGCCGTTGCAGGATA contains:
- the pspA gene encoding phage shock protein PspA, translated to MGIFTRFRDIVSSNINAMLDRAEDPEKLIKLMIREIEDTLVEIKASCAGVIANRKKLGRRLEEADNREAYWQEMASLAVDKDRDDLAREALSERRRFAEMSAAMKKEMEELEEMVTHYQEDIRQLEDKLQNAREKQRLLVQRHIRARRKRRAQEDIRRMDNFESMNRFDSLENRIERMEAEADLVNYGRKMNLQEEFDNLSVDGDIEKELAALKTARKEKKQPGPS
- the pspF gene encoding phage shock protein operon transcriptional activator encodes the protein MTTSKSSSSPLVPTDAIGQSEVFLDFQEKLSSVARINRPLLLLGERGTGKELAAARLHYLSLRWQEPFVALNCAALSPTLIESELFGHEMGAFTGAIQQRKGRFEAADGGTLFLDEIGMIPLETQEKILRVVEYGKFERVGGSRVIEADVRIVGATNADLIELSRRGKFKRDLLDRLSFEVLFLPPLRERHGDIPLMADHFARRMAYELQWENTPSFSREIMALLENHPWTGNVRELKNVVERAVYRSRTPVITRIDFDPFVSPYALQKTSPGVQKTDAAPSAKTEAVAGYEGLPLKEAVRKLETTLLKNAMNSTQYNQKKASKKLGLTYDQLRGLLRKYKKEM